Sequence from the Clostridium botulinum genome:
TAATCAATACAAATCGGACTTTTTTGTCTATATCGTTAAAAATAATCCTATTAAATCAAATTTAAAGCTTATTATAGACAAAAAAATCTACTTTCAAGCTTTTAAAAGTAGATTTTCATGTAAAACATAAGAAAAAAGCTACTTTATCACTATTCAATTGATAAAGTAGCTTCTATAAAATTACTAAACACTATGTACTTCTCTATACTTTTTCGGGGTAACTCCTTCTGATTTTTTAAATACCCTTATAAAATACCCACAATCATCAAATCCTAAATCCAAGGCCACATTAAGTATTGGTATATCAGTATTTTTAAGGAGTTCTTTGGCCTTATTTATTTTAGCTTCATTAACATATGAAATAAAGTTAACTCCAATTGATTTCTTAAATACTTTACTAAAATAACAAGGGCTTAAGTTACATATAGATGCCATTTGCTCTAAAGTAACTTTTTCCCCAATATTACCTTGTATATAATCTACAGCTGCTTTAATAGGTACTTCTTTGAACTCATTTACTGATTCTTCCACATAAGAATCTTTGTTAATTTTTAAATTAACAAAGATATGGTTTATTGTATCTATTAATTCAGTTGGTTTTATTGGTTTCAAAATATAATCATCTACTCCTAGCACTAGAGCTTTACGTACTAACTCAAAATCATCATAAGCTGTTATCATTATAATAATCTTATTTTTGTTTTGTTCTTTTATAACTTGTGATGCTTTTATTCCGTCTATTCCTGGCATTTTAACATCCATTATTATAACATCTGGATTAAATTCCCTATCTAATTCTATGGCTTCTCTTCCATTACACGCTTCAGCTATAACTCTTCCGCTATCTGAGTTATTTATAATCATCTTTAAAGCTTGTCTTTCCAAAATTTCGTCATCAACAATCATTATCTTAAGCATTTATTCAACTCCTAGCTAAATTTCTTTCTTAATAGTTATTTTTACTGAAGTTCCTATTCTTATTTTGCTAGTTATTTCTATTTTATATTCATCTCCATAATAATAAGCCATTCTTTTATTTGCATTGTTCATTCCTATTTTATCCAAATTATTATCATCTCTTATTTGTAACTCTTCTTGCATTAACTTAAGTTGCTCTCTAGGTATACCTGTACCATTATCTTCTATATGTATTATTACATATTCATCCGCATCTTCTACAAAAATCTTTATATAGCCACCTTCTTCTTTTGTCTCAAGGCCATGTACAACAGAGTTTTCTACAAAAGTTTGTATAACCATAAAAGGTAATCTTATATTGCTAAATTGTTTATCAATATTAACTTCATAATTTAACCTATCTGAAAATCTTACCTTTTGAAGATTTAAATATGAATTTATGTAGTCAAACTCTTCTTCTAAACTTACAATTTTATTTGCCTTTTTTAAAGTATATCTTAGCATATTAGATAAATTATATATAACTTCTTGAGTTTTAGGTGCATTCTCAACTATTGATAAAGATGATATGCTATTTAATACATTAAACAGAAAGTGGGGGTTTATCTGAGATTGAAGCGCTTTTAATTGAGATGCTTTATATTCTTTTTCTAACTCAGCTTGCATTTTTTCGCTTTCTGCAAATTTCACTTTTTTTTCATCTAACTCTCTTTGTAGCATTTTAGATACAGCTTCTTCTACAATATAGTTGCTTATATGAAACATCATTTGTGCTACTTCTTGTACTCTTTTAAAACTAACTACTGGTAATTTATTATAAGCCTCTAATAACTTTTCTTTTTCTTCTTTCTCTAAACTATCAAAATTATTTTCTGTGTTTACTATATTCTCCAAATCAACATTTGAGTCATCTTCCACTAAAACTTGTCCTGCCATTACTGAGCCTAAGTACTGACCATCAACAATTATAGGAGTAGCAAAATCTATTAATCCTTTGTGGCATTTATATATATAGGGTTTTTCTAATCTAGCTGCTTCTAAACCACCACGTGAATCGCAACGTTCACACAACTGATAATATGTTTCATTTGCTCTCATAAGCTTACAGAAATCACTACATCTACTATGTTTAGTTGCACATTTTCCCATATAATCAACCGTTATTATAGACATTTCTGTAACATTTGATATATCATCTTGTATTTTTTGAAAAGCATTTATATCAATAGCATCTTTCAAATGCAATATTTTCTTCATACTTTCATCTTCTTTCTCATTATTGCAATAAAATTACAATGATTTTCTTTAATTTTATTATATTATTTTTAATATGTAAATTACAATTTGAAATTATTTGTCTAAATTTCGAGTATTTATATATTAAATCTACAAGTTTTATAGCTTATTTTATAGCTTGTAAACTTTTAAATATATTATTTATGTTATTACATATTTTCAGCAAAATAATTATTATTTTAATAATCAATATATTTTTATTTATAAAGGATTAACAATTTTTCCCGATAAATATATGTAATAAAATATATTTAAATCTATAAATGTATTTTTATGTAAAATAATTAACTACAAGGGGGACATAAATTAAAATGAAAAAAAGGAATCAAATTATTTCAAGCTTAATAACAATAGCACTTACTACAAGCATCACTAATACCTTTGCTTATGCTGA
This genomic interval carries:
- a CDS encoding response regulator transcription factor yields the protein MLKIMIVDDEILERQALKMIINNSDSGRVIAEACNGREAIELDREFNPDVIIMDVKMPGIDGIKASQVIKEQNKNKIIIMITAYDDFELVRKALVLGVDDYILKPIKPTELIDTINHIFVNLKINKDSYVEESVNEFKEVPIKAAVDYIQGNIGEKVTLEQMASICNLSPCYFSKVFKKSIGVNFISYVNEAKINKAKELLKNTDIPILNVALDLGFDDCGYFIRVFKKSEGVTPKKYREVHSV
- a CDS encoding sensor histidine kinase; this encodes MKKILHLKDAIDINAFQKIQDDISNVTEMSIITVDYMGKCATKHSRCSDFCKLMRANETYYQLCERCDSRGGLEAARLEKPYIYKCHKGLIDFATPIIVDGQYLGSVMAGQVLVEDDSNVDLENIVNTENNFDSLEKEEKEKLLEAYNKLPVVSFKRVQEVAQMMFHISNYIVEEAVSKMLQRELDEKKVKFAESEKMQAELEKEYKASQLKALQSQINPHFLFNVLNSISSLSIVENAPKTQEVIYNLSNMLRYTLKKANKIVSLEEEFDYINSYLNLQKVRFSDRLNYEVNIDKQFSNIRLPFMVIQTFVENSVVHGLETKEEGGYIKIFVEDADEYVIIHIEDNGTGIPREQLKLMQEELQIRDDNNLDKIGMNNANKRMAYYYGDEYKIEITSKIRIGTSVKITIKKEI